Part of the Oncorhynchus masou masou isolate Uvic2021 chromosome 24, UVic_Omas_1.1, whole genome shotgun sequence genome is shown below.
ATGGTGATTATTGCTGGGCCAAGACTCTGCGCAGTTATGATGATGACTTATTATAGGTTCCAAAGGAATGACACCATTAATGAGACGGGTCGTGATCCACAGTAGTGTCGTTTCAATGCCGAAAAGCTTAATTTCCGCTCTCCGGGTCTAGCTGTGAAATGGGGTAGATGAAGTAACGGTTCTGGGTCTTAACTGTAGTGGCAGTGTCAAAGCCTCTTAGCAGAGTTGGCAATGACATCTTACAGAGGACAAAGTCAGAGAAGTTGTTCGCTTAGTCAGGTGGAGAGAGATCAGCAGCTTGCACACACTGACTTTTCAACTCATAGTGGCTAATaggtcacaggaggctgctgaggggaggacggctcattataatggctggaatggagtaaatggaatggtatcaaacacacgTGTTTGATGAGTTCGATTACCATTCCAGGGCTATAtcttccactcatctctctctatccatctacagtatctatcccCATTAatttattcatccatccatccagaccatTTGAGAGCCAGAGGCCTcaactctacctctttctctcctctatccctctctcttctgaaTGTATTTTTCTTAATCCCTCGCTCCAGTGTATAACTGACCCGTTGAGATCTAGAAGTGTCAACtccttcctctcatccccctctctctccatccttctcatcccctcttccctcGTCTATAGTGTATAACAGACCAGTTGAGATCCAGAGGTATCAACTCCTCCACCTCCTTGCCAGACGACGTGTTGAACTTTGTGAGGAGACACCCTCTGATGTCCCAGCAAGTCATGTCTACAGAGCAGCGCCCCCTGTTGTTCAGGAGGACCACAGACTACACCCAGCTGGCGGCTCACAGGGTGGAGGGGCTAGACGGGCAGAACTACCATGTACTGTTCATGGGCACAGGTTGGTGGGggtgtagagagggggagggttatGGTGTGCATGTGTTATGCTGTGTGTTTGCGTACATGTGATTCATTTGTGTGTCACTAGGCAGTCAATTATTGTGATCACCAATCATCTCAGTAATGGAATGGAACAGACTTCAAACCACATGTACAGTTCATcccattgtatgtgtgtgtgtgttgtgaccctgtctctgtctcctgtttcaGACGATGGCTGGCTGcacagggctgtggaggtcaaGGGCCATCTACACATCATAGAGGAGCTTCAGCTGTTTGACCAACCACAGCCTGTGGATAGCCTGGTCATCTCACACTCCCAGGTACACTCTGACTTTATCTCCTTCACAAACGGACGTGCAGACACGTACACACATGCACAGGTGCACATTTTCACTCACACGGCTAGTATTATgttttgtatgttttgtttattgtcATTCTAAGTGAAGGACCGCTAACCCAGATCCACTGCTGTTGGCTTTTGCTCTAGCCCATTTTCAATAACAcagagagtctctctctctctctctctctctctcccctctagatGAGTGTGTATGTAGGTTCTCCCTCTGGTGTGGTCCAGCTGCCTCTCTCCACCTGTAGCAGGTACACCTCCTGTTACGACTGTGTCTTCTCCCGGGACCCTTACTGTGGCTGGGATGGACAGGACTGTGTGGACATCACAGCACAGACTGACAGGTGCGTGTGTGTCATCACGTCACTGTCAGGTGATGGGGTTGAGTAATATCATTTTAACTGGTGcccttgtgtctgtctgtgtgtttgattTGACTTATCTTATCTTCTGTACATCTCTGTCCGTGTTGCAATCTCTGCAATGCATTCACAACTGTTGCGTAATGCTGAACTGGGCGTAATGTTTGTTGACTGTGCTGGTGAACGTGACATGaatagttctgtgtgtgtgtgtgtgtgtgtgtgtgtgtgtgtgtgtgtgtgtgtgtgtgtgtgtgtgtgtgtgtgtgtgtgtgtgtgcacctgatGACAGGCtaacagtctctcctcctctcctctcctgtcaggtctAACCTGAGTCAGGACGTCCTGTATGGGAACAGAGGATGTGACAACGACACAGCAGGCggtacgcagacacacacagacaggccttATCTGACCATACTTAGTTGTATTGACGTGCAGATGTATTTTATCTGGAAAGTTGAGGGATTTAAGAGTTGTGTTAATATTTTGAAAGTTGGTTATGCATGCTGTCTCTGCAGCACCCTCGTTTCCATAGCACCTCTAATCATATTTCTGATAGATCTGAAGAGAACTTTCAGAAGAGAATCTGACTTATGCATTGATGCACTTTACATACTAAGAAGTTAGAAAATGCTATGCAATTCAGGATTTGAGATCCTCAAGCTTTTCTGATTATGATGCAATTGTTTTAAATGGGAGAATGTAACATGTTGAATTCTTTATGCACCAGTGATTTTAGAGTCATATATGCAGTCTGATAAGTTGTAAACACAGTGCAATGTCTTGGGCCTTTTAGTGTCTATTCTGAAATCCATAACAGTATATCAGTCTTATTGTGAGAGGATACTCATGTTGTATGTGTGTTGCCATTCATTCAGAGCTAGTCCAGCACCGGAGCCGGTCTGTGATGGTGGGAGATGACGTGCTGCTCCAGTGTGAACTCGGCTCCAACCTGGCAACCCCAGTGTGGACTCTGGGTGGATCAGAGCTGCAGGGCTACGGCCTGGACTCTGGCTTCAGAGTGGGAAATGATGGCCTCCTGGTCATTGAGTCCCGACCTGAGCAGAGCGGCGAGTACACCTGCCACGCCCTTGAGAATGGCATCCGGGTCGCCGTGGTTACGTACTCTGTGACAGTTCGTTTAGACATGCCCCAACCCCCTCCCCCGCCCATGGACCCCAACAAGGAAGACTACTCCTACTACACCCCCGGGACCCTGACTCATCCAGCCTTgacccccctcctccacccagcGCACCCCCCTCCTCAGAGAGGCCCCTGCTAACCCCTCCCCCGGCCCATCTCCCCCCCACCTCGGAGCTGCTCTCCCCCAGGAGCATGGAGGCTATGTACCTGTCCATGATCACCATCCTAGGGGGTCTGTGTCTGGTTCTCACAGTGGTTCTCCTCTACGTGGGCTTCTGTCTTCGGGGCGGCCACAGGGGGAAGTACTCTCTCCGCGCTGCCGCCGCTGCCTCTGCCAATCACACGAACAGGAAGAAAAAACACAGGAAGAAGCATCAGAAACGCCACAGTAGCTCCACCCACCTAGAGCTCAAGACCATCTCCAGCCACTGTAATGGGAATGGGATCTGTAATGGTAACGGTGTCTCCAAACAACCGGGGGACGATGACGCGCATGAAGGGGGCTTTCTCCAGATCGTCCCTGGGGAGGGCCAGTCGTCCCCCAACAAGGACCCCCCAccccctgcccctcctctccccccgccTCCTCAGACACCCCACACTGCCCTCAACCAATCAGAGTGTGACTTGCAAGACTTCCCCAGCCCCAATGGCCTATCGGCGACGTTACCCAGCGTCTTGCGGAGGATGCACGGGAACAGCTATGTGTTGTTAAGACAGAGTGACGCAGACAGCAGTTCTCCTCTCTGCTACTCCTTCACTGAGGAACTCAACAGGATCCTAGAGAAGAGGAAGCACACACAGCTGCTGCCCAAACCGGACGAGAGCTCTGTGTAGTAGAGGGAATCTGTGTCAGGGAGGTAGCTCCCCCTGTGGTGGGAGGACTGAACTGGGACATTAATATAGGCCATTTAGCagatccaaagcgacttacatcAGTGAGTACATACGTTTTGTATTGGTGGCCCCAGCGACAATTGAACCTATGACTCGGTCATTACATGCTGAAGGGCCTGTTGTAAGGCTCTGACTTTATCTCCTTCTCCAAGTCAAGAATAGTAATACTCATCGGGAGGAACTTGAGAAACTGGCCCCAAACCGAGGGGTGCATAGATCATTTGTGGATGACCCATGCTGCTCACAGAGTAAATGGGCTCTAGGCAAGTCTATATAACAGCAGCTAGCCTGAATTATGAGAGGGAGATAGCCTGCCATTTGTCctacttaaaggcccagtgcagtcgaAATGCTTttttcctgtgttttgtataATATTGTACAACAGTTGATGAAAtgaacactgtaaaagtgtgattTTTTTAAAATCAGTGTCATTTCCTCATATTTGCTAGTTGGAAATACAGCTGTCTAATCAACCTGTTTGCATTGGCGGGAGTTTCGGCTTGCCTGGTGAtatcaccaggcggtaaattagttaatagaccaataacaaagagagtttctaacctctctgccaataacagcttaTAGTTTtaagttttcccctccccacacagaccactcccagacagtcctaacaaaagtcttgcttgagaaatttgCTAAAAAGCCGTTTTTGTCCATTTTAAggcaaggtacttaattgttacctagAAATGACTGGATATAGATATAAAAACGGCTGCAAtgggtctttaaaaaaaaagtttttgcaCCACTGAAAATGGGCACACATCTAATGAGTCGCTTGCATGTGTGTTGGAATAACAACTATGTTTCAAAAGAGGAGATTTCTGCACAATATTCAACCTTCCTAGGAGCTATTCTTGTATCTCTGTCTCCTGTTTGACACCCAAAGGCATGGGTTACAGTGAGGACTCACGTAAGATAAGCCTCtctaggagagacagagagaacctaCCTCAGCTTTGCAAAACTTAGCAGGCTAGAGCTAACCCATCTCAAGTCAATACGGCTCAGTCTGGATCAATAAAAGACTAGCCCTGGAGGGGGTGATTCAGGGAGCAGGCCTCAGATCTCAGCCCCAGAATAAGGTTCCTCGCTGGGCAGGACACGAATGGCAGGGACCCTGTGAAGTCTCAACACAGACCATGGTAacaaggaggaaaaggaggaagaagaagaggctcATATGAAGTTGTTGTGAATTGTGACAGCGGCCTTGAATTGGCTTGTGTTTTAAAATGGAGGCAGATGTCCGAAGAAGGGGCAAGATGTGTTTTAACGATGGTGTGCTCTACACCTTACTAGCAGGTTTCATATTAGAACATTGAGGGGAAAAGTGTATTTGTTTTTATTCTTAGAGGTTCTCATTGTAAATTATCTTTATTGATTACAATGGTAACACAAACTGTAATAACCACATTGAAGTATTATTATTAACATATAGCAACGTTTAACCCAAGACAGAGAGAGTATCCAATGAAAATACCCTTTGAACATTAGATTTGTGTTAGGAAAATGACAGTATTAACAGTTCTTATGCACTTTCAATGCCATTTGCTTCAGACATTCCTTGGATATTATGTACTCAAATCAATGGACACTACAAGCACATCAGGACTATGGgagattcaacatcatcacaccCTGTCAAGAGACAACACCATCAACTAAGTTGGAGCTAATGGATTAGCAGCACCCCTACACTACTGACTCTCCTAACCAACTCCAACGAATGTGTCTGAACTGGGGTTGGCAGAATTCCCCGTTCTGAACTCATCACAGCTCAGCCACAGAGGATCAGACATCACTTCCGGTTCATGGCCATAACAACTTATAGGCTACACACCTGAGGTAAGCAGACTGAGTTTTGCTTTCTGATATTTTGTTggttgtacagacagacacacacagacagagagacagacacacacagacagaaacagacagagagacagacacagagagacagacacagagagacagacacagagagacagacacagagagacagacacagagagacagacacagagagacagacacagagagacagacacagacagacatagacagacagacagacagacggacagacggacagacagagggacagacagacagagggacatagacacagagagacagacacagagagacagagagacagacacagagagacagacagacagatcaaatCCAATTATCcaattatttgtcacatacacatggttagcagatgttaatgcgagtgttgcgaaatgcttgtgcttctagttccaacaatgcagtaataaccaacaagtaatctaactaacaattccaaaactactgtcttatacacagtgtaaggggataaagaatatgtacataaagatatgaatgagtgatggtacagagcagcataggcaagatacagtagatggtatcgagtacagtatatacatatgagatgagtatggaaacaaagtggcatagttagtggctcgtgatacatgtattacataaggatgcagtagatgatacagagtacagtatatatgaacACATATGAGAtgtataatgtagggtatgtaaacattatattaggtagcattgtttaaagtggctagtgatatattttacatcatttcccatcaattcccattattaaagtggctggagttgagacagtgtgttggcagcagccactcaatgttagtggttgctgtttaacagtctgatggccttgagatagaagctgtttttcagtctctcggtcccagctttgatgcacctgtactgacctcgccttctggatgatagcggggtgaacaggcagtggcttgggtggttgttgtccttgatgatctttatggccttcctgtaacatcgggtggtgtaggtgtcctgaagggcaggtagtttgcccccggtgatgcgttgtgcagacctcactaccctctggagagccttacggttgtgggcagagcagttgccgtaccaggcggtgatacagcccgccaggatgctctcgattgtgcatctgtagaagtttgtgagtgcttttggtgacaagccgaatttcttcagcctcctgaggttgaagaggcgctgctgcaccttcttcgatgctgtctgtgtgagtggaccaattcagtttgtctgtgatgtgtatgccgaggaacttaaaacttactaccctctccactactgttcaaacgatgtggataggggggtgttccctctgctgtttcctgaagtccacaatcatctccttagttttgttgacgttgagtgtgaggttattttcctgacaccacactccgagggccctcacctcctccctgtaggccgtctcgtcgttgttggtaatctagcctaccactgttgtgtcgtccgcaaacttgatgattgagttggaggcgtgcgtggccacgcagttgtgggtgaacagggagtacaggagagggctcagaacgcacccttgtggggccccagtgttgaggatcagcggggtggagatgttgttgcctaccctcaccacttgggggcggcccgtcaggaagtccagtacccagttgcacagagcggggtcgagacccagggtctcgagcttcatgacgagcttggagggtactatggtgttaaatgccgagctgtagtcgatgaacagcattctcacataggtattcctcttgtccagatgggttagggcagtgtgcagtgtggttgagattgcatcgtctgtggacctatttgggcggtaggcaaattggagtgggtctatggtgtcaggtagggtggaggtgatatggtccttgactagtctctcaaagcacttcatgatgacggaagtgagtgctacggggtggtagtcgtttagcacagttaccttagctttcttgggaacaggaacaatggtggccctcttgaagcatgtgggaacagcagactggtatagggattgattgaatatgattgaagatatagacagacagacagaaatagacagacagaaatagacagacagaaatagacagacagacagacagacagacagacagacagacagacagacagacatagacagacagacatagacatagacagacagatatagacagacagacatacagacatagacagacagacatacagacatagacacagagagacagacacagacacagagagacagacacagacagacagacagccagacatagacagacagacagccagacataGACAgccagacatagacagacagacatagacatagacagacagacagccatagacatagacagacagacagacatagacagacaggcatagacagacagacatagacagacagacatagacagacatagacagacagacagacagacatagacagacagacagacagacagacagacagacagacagacatagacagacagacagacatagacagacagacagacatagacagccacacacagccagccatagacagacagccagccatagacatagacagacagccacagacatagacagacagacatagacagacagacagacagacagacatagacagacagacagacatagacatagatagacagacagacagacagacagagacatagacagacagacatacatagatagacagacagacatagatagACAGACATAGATAGAAAGACAGACATAGATAGACGGACAAACAGAGCAAGACAGGCACTCTGCCAAATAGCTGCtgaaaccagtgtttcccaaccctggtcctccagttccCCAACAGTAATCATTTTGattgtaaccctggacaagcacacctgattcaacttgtcaactaatcatcaagccctcaatgagctgaatgaggtgtgtttgtccagggctacactgagaatgtgtactgttgggggtacacgaggaccagggttgggaagcACTGGCATTTTAAACAATTATATACAGTTACTCAGACAAATTGCAATCTCCCATAAAATCACTGATGTTAAATGGAAGAGCCGTATAGGCCTACTAAAAGAGAGGAACTAAGGTAAGAACAAACTAGGATTAGTTATATTGATTTTAATAGATATTTGCAGCCTGTGTTACAGCAAAACTGATATGGTGGCCAGATAGTGACATCCAGGGGAGCTCTGCTCTCGTCAGTTCTCCTCGTTTCTTTTAGTGTTGGTTGTTAGGAATACAGAGGGTAGAGCAGAGAGGGTCGATATTAGTGAAGCAGAGTAAAAAAAATCTAGCCGCTCCAGGTGAAGGGAAAAAAATGTCCTCTACATGAGATGAAACTGTTCACCATTCTCTGAATcggatgctctctctctctttctccacttgccgtcttttccctttttcaccatctcctttctctctttctctcacacatttGTCTTTATCTtttttccctcctccctcatcttgtCCTTTTCTCCTTTGCTTTCTCTTCTTCTCATCTATTTCCTCCATGTCACCACTGATCTCCAgagttctgtctctcctctgtgagaCGCACAAGTTAATTGGAGCAGGTGAACCTGGCAAGAGCACCTGACCTCTCTGTAGAGAGattgaagagggggagagagttccACCAGAGATTTCCTGAATAGATTTATTTCAGATGCACACTCTGTTCTCAATTATCTTCTTATACCTCTAGACCCTGAAAACGGAAAGtagcacacacatgcagacacacacactctctctctctctctcgctctcactcactcacatgcgcgcacacacaccacGTATGATTGAATCTAACAAGCCAGGACAGGTCTCTAATGTGAGTCTGTGATGTGGGCTGGAGAAGCAGTGAATTGAATGCTGCAGTAAATTCAAAAAGGCTATAGCTGGTTGGAGACCAAACATCACATGACCGTGGCATTGATGGAGGAGATGAaagggaggaaagaaagaaaaagcAACACAAGCCATTAGAGAAGCCTCCATTAGAGAAGCCTCCATTAGAGAAGCCTCCATTAGAGAAGCCTCCATTAGAGAAGCCTCCATTAGAGAAGCCTCCATTAGAGAAGCCTCCATTAGAGAAGCCTCCATTAGAGAAGCCTCCATCAGAGAAGCCTCCATCAGAGAAGCCTCCATTAGAGAAGCCTCCATTAGAGAAGCCTCCATTAGAGAAGCCTCCATTAGAGAAGCATCCATTAGAGAAGCCTCCATTAGAGAAGCCGTCATTAAGCCCTATTCAGCTAGTCTCTCTAAATATACCCAGGAGTGATGAGACATGGTGACAGTTATTTAGTTAGGTAGGTAAACTATACTCCCAAAGGGGTTCTTTTAAATCAAGCTTTGGGATCTACAAATGACGTGAGGATACGTTTGAAGAGTTCCGGCCCGCTTCatacacacagggacagctgTGATGCTATCTATAGCATTGTTCTAACTTtcatctatttttttttttttttacctttttcgTCCTTTTTTTATGCAAGTTATTTTTGTTTCCAGTGGCTACTGCCCACTGGGGACACCACATCATTTCAACGTGGATAAATGGGTAATATTTGGTTtacgttgatcaatgagattacaacctattGTATATTCACCCGTTCAATAAGACAGCCAAAAGTTAAttgaatttccaatgtgttatcactatgcttttaACCATCTAAAAAAACAATTTGATTTTTGGTTTCAAATGTCTATCACTGCACTTTCAACCGTTTAAGAGCAcagcaaagttcaaatgggaatataATGTCAGATcttttgtttatttatacaacagatGAAAGTGTTATTGCTGTGCTTCATTTTGTAGaagaaccaaatgacctggattgcagttgagattacattcaAAGTACAtcgtgcaagtgatcaatgctgtttgagattctgcacagattattatagcaattgtgaagatctccacagacttGCGATGACCTATGCATGCTGTTTTGAACATGCACGCTTTATAGAATTACATAGGAAGAGATGTTTAGTTAtggtaacctcaaaatgtggccatggatgtgttagGGCAATTCGATGGTAACGGAATTACAATGAGAcgcagatttttcactttaaaatgtatactatacaacaacaacaaaaaacgaaaTTGAAGGGATCAAATGAAACTTTAAAAAGGGTTTGATTTTGTCCTATTCTTTAACATAGATTtgtggttgagatggagacgtgaaccCAACACATCACTGAACCATTTGTAACTGCAagtaaagccagactaagtcactggcacagatggaactatccgaGCAGAAGATAGATCACCTGTTGATATTTtgttgcgttgacaaccaaacacaattcactatcacttttgaaatacaataaatagcCTGTTAACAAATACTATGTTCGATTCTCCAACTCAACCAAAAAGAATGGGATCAAACCAGTGCCtaagatggaactatccaagcagtagaTACATTTCATTAAATGGTGATATTTTGTtttcaaccaaacacaattcaatattacttttgttTTTTGACGTCATTACCTTTGGAGATGAATACCTCAGTAAGTAATATAGGTCAATGTCCAGTACAACTACTCTCTGTAACCTGTATGTCCCTGTGCTGTTCACCATAGGATACAGGAGCAAACTGGGGAAACGGGGCTTagctacaatatatatatacacacacagtggggagaacgtgtatttgaaacactgccgattttgcaggttttcctacttacaaagcatgtagaggtctgtcatttgtatcataggtacacttcaactgtaagagacggaatctaaaacaaaaatccagaaaatcacattgtatgatttttaagtaattaatttgcattttattgcatgacataagtatttgatcacctaccaaccagtaagaattctggctctcacagacctgtttttctttaagaagccctactgttctccactcattacctgtattaactgcactttttttttttttttttacctttattttactaggcaagtcagttaagaacaaattcttattttcaatgacggcctagaaacagtgggttaactgcctgttcaggggcagaacggggATTCGAacctgcaacctttcggttactagtccaactctctaaccactaggctaccctgccgcccctgtataaaagacacctgtccacacactcaatcaaacagactccaacctctccacaatggccaagaccagagagctgtgtaaggacatcaggggtaaaattgtagacctgcacaaggctgggatggactacaggacaataggcaagcagcttggtgagaaggcaacaactgttggtgcaattattagaaaatggaagaagttcaagatgacggtcaatcaccctcagtctggggctccatgcaagatctcaccttgtggggcatcagtgatcatgaggaaggtgagggatcagcccagaactacacggcaggacctggtcaatgacttgaagagagctgggaccacagtctcaaagaaaaccattagtaacacactacgccgtcatggattaaaatcctgcagcgcacgcaaggtccccctgctcaagccagcgcatgtccaggcccgtctgaagtttgccaatggccatctggatgatccagaggaggaatgggagaaggtcatgtggtctaatgagacaaaaatagagctttttggtctaaactccactcgccgtgtttggaggaagaagaaggatgagtacaatcccaagaacaccattccaaccgtgaagcatggaggtggaaacatcattctttggggatgcttttctgcaaaggggacaggacaactgcactgtattgaggggaggatggatggggccatgtatcatgagatcttggccaacaacctccttccctcagtaagagcattgaagatgggtcgtggctgggtcttccagcatgacaacgacccgaaacagacagccagggcaactaaggagtggctcaaTAAGAAGCATCtctggcctagccagtctccagacctgaacccaatagaaaatctttggagggagctgaaagtccgtattgcccagcgacagccccgaaacctgaaggatctggagaaggtctgtatggaggagtgggccaaaatccctgctgcagtatgTGAGAGAGTTATCTctctaattgcaaacaaag
Proteins encoded:
- the LOC135512181 gene encoding LOW QUALITY PROTEIN: semaphorin-4G-like (The sequence of the model RefSeq protein was modified relative to this genomic sequence to represent the inferred CDS: inserted 1 base in 1 codon); amino-acid sequence: MAVCVCTTLPALLLLLGCGVCVTVGYPFRPPIDLDVTPRITITTSGLLGCRRFQSSVVNYSTLLLEEDKGLLYVGARGAAFSLNATDISDSTARTIEWEASTDQKQQCLSKGKDNKTECYNHIRFLQRFNSTHLYMCGTYAFRPLCAYIDEGRFKVSSDFEEGREKCPYGPATGYTGLIVDQQMYTASQYEFRGFPDVRRNFPSPTVRSEEAPTRWLHEADFVGSALVRESEDSTTGDDDKIYYFFTEKSQEQTPYYSHIRVARVGRVCKGDRGGLLTLQKRWTSFLKARLVCSLPEYDFHFNVLRSVYTLSGDTPHDTLFYGIFGLEWKNVKASAVCQFSLSELQRVFDGPYIENQDSGAKWSDEYTGKVPNPRPGSCITDQLRSRGINSSTSLPDDVLNFVRRHPLMSQQVMSTEQRPLLFRRTTDYTQLAAHRVEGLDGQNYHVLFMGTDDGWLHRAVEVKGHLHIIEELQLFDQPQPVDSLVISHSQMSVYVGSPSGVVQLPLSTCSRYTSCYDCVFSRDPYCGWDGQDCVDITAQTDRSNLSQDVLYGNRGCDNDTAGELVQHRSRSVMVGDDVLLQCELGSNLATPVWTLGGSELQGYGLDSGFRVGNDGLLVIESRPEQSGEYTCHALENGIRVAVVTYSVTVRLDMPQPPPPPMDPNKEDYSYYTPXDPDSSSLDPPPPPSAPPSSERPLLTPPPAHLPPTSELLSPRSMEAMYLSMITILGGLCLVLTVVLLYVGFCLRGGHRGKYSLRAAAAASANHTNRKKKHRKKHQKRHSSSTHLELKTISSHCNGNGICNGNGVSKQPGDDDAHEGGFLQIVPGEGQSSPNKDPPPPAPPLPPPPQTPHTALNQSECDLQDFPSPNGLSATLPSVLRRMHGNSYVLLRQSDADSSSPLCYSFTEELNRILEKRKHTQLLPKPDESSV